A genomic segment from Amia ocellicauda isolate fAmiCal2 chromosome 13, fAmiCal2.hap1, whole genome shotgun sequence encodes:
- the LOC136766955 gene encoding zona pellucida sperm-binding protein 4-like: protein MERSGMSVRVWSLVCLLMAAAADVSVAQGQNCLVSDNEKMACGAPAISRADCEASNCCFDQRGRQPCYYSNEVTVQCTTDGQFVVVVPRNVTTPPLSLDTVSLLGGQSAPCSPVGTTAGFALFQFPVSACGSTLKSEGGDVVYENTMSSKRDVQNGPDGSITRDSYYELTFLCKYSGSELVPVEAVVYTAAPPPPSVVAPGPLSVELRIATEAVYASYYGDGDYPVTKVLRDPVYVEVRILNRTDPNIVLTLEDCWATSTPSPLGQPQWSLLVAGCPYRDDQYQTTLVPVAGSSGLPYPTHYKRFIVQMFTFVDAGSQLPLKEKVFIHCSAAVCQPSATDSCVAPCSQRMRRAVAPVQRASRETAVVSSGEVILTASELSAVDRRASPREVSQAFGYAVLTVAAFTVLVLCAVLLVAVWRSKPHRRETQL, encoded by the exons ATGGAGAGGTCTGGGATGAGCGTGCGGGTCTGGAGTCTTGTCTGTTTGCTGATGGCGGCTGCGGCGGATGTTTCTGTAGCCCAGGGTCAGAACTGCTTGGTTAGTGACAACGAGAAAATGGCGTGTGGTGCCCCTGCTATCAGTAGAGCCGACTGTGAAGCGAGTAACTGCTGCTTTGATCAGAGGGGAAGACAGCCCTGTTATTACAGCAATGAGG tgactgtgcaatgcaccacGGATGGTCAGTTTGTGGTTGTAGTACCCAGGAATGTGACCACGCCTCCGCTGAGCCTTGACACGGTCAGCCTGCTAGGGGGTCAGAGCGCCCCCTGCAGCCCTGTTGGCACCACTGCTGGCTTTGCCTTGTTCCAGTTCCCAGTCAGTGCCTGTGGAAGCACGCTGAAG AGTGAGGGTGGCGATGTGGTGTACGAGAACACGATGTCCTCTAAACGCGATGTGCAGAACGGGCCTGATGGCTCCATCACCAGGGACAGCTACTATGA GCTGACCTTCCTGTGCAAGTATTCGGGCAGTGAGCTTGTTCCCGTGGAGGCTGTAGtgtacactgcagccccgcctcCTCCTTCAGTCGTGGCCCCGGGACCTCTCAGTGTGGAGCTCAGGATTGCAACGG AAGCTGTGTATGCCTCCTACTACGGTGATGGGGACTACCCCGTGACCAAGGTCCTGCGGGATCCTGTGTATGTTGAGGTTCGCATCCTGAATAGGACCGACCCCAACATTGTCCTGACGCTGGAAGACTGCTGGGCAACTTCCACCCCCAGCCCACTCGGCCAGCCCCAGTGGAGCCTGCTGGTTGCTGG GTGTCCGTACAGAGACGACCAGTACCAGACCACCTTGGTTCCCGTGGCTGGCTCCTCAGGGCTGCCATACCCAACGCACTACAAGCGCTTCATCGTGCAGATGTTCACTTTTGTGGATGCTGGCTCCCAGCTCCCTCTGAAGGAGAAG GTGTTCATCCACtgtagtgcagcagtgtgcCAACCCAGTGCTACTGACAGCTGTGTCGCTCCATGCAGCCAGAGAATGA GGAGAGCTGTTGCCCCGGTGCAGAGGGCCTCCAGGGAGACGGCAGTGGTGTCCAGTGGGGAAGTGATCCTGACTGCCTCTGAGCTCTCTGCTGTGGACAGGAGGGCTTCTCCCCgtgaag TGTCCCAGGCCTTCGGCTATGCTGTGCTGACTGTGGCTGCCTTCACggtgcttgtgctctgtgctgtactgctggTGGCTGTGTGGAGATCCAAGCCCCACAGGCGGGAAACCCAACTGTAG